TCGTCGCGCGGTGGCGACTGGTTTGGTCAATTTGCGGCCCGAGCCTCTACGTGGCTGGGATCGAAGTGGGCCTTTGCAGGGGCGGGGTTGGTGATTGTCGTCTGGGCGCTCACTGGGCCGGTGTTTCGCTACTCCGATACGTGGCAGCTGGTGATCAATACGGGTACGACCATTGTCACTTTTCTGATGGTGTTTCTCATTCAGAACACGCAGAACAGGGATGCTCGGGCGATCAATCTGAAGCTGAATGAACTGATTCATGCGATTGATTCGGCGCGGAATCAGATGATCGATATTGAGAGCCTGAGCGATCCGGAGTTGAATGCGATTCAGGCGAAGTTCGAGGAGATTAAAGCGGCAGAACCAGCGGAATTGCCGGGGGATAACGTATCACTTAATTGAGCTGTCTGGCTTGCGCCTTCTTCCATTTGCGCCATTCTTCGGCGGTGATTTCCCATAGTTCGGTGGGCAGGCGGCCGCCTACGTAGTCGCTTTCTTTTGTGGCTATAACGCGCATTCCGGTCTTTTCGGAGATGCGGCGGGAAGCGGTGTTGGCGATGGCTTTTGGGGCGCGCAGGACGGGGAATTTGAGGACGTCGAACCAGTAGTCGTTGACGGCGATTACGGCTTCGGTCATCAGGCCTTTGCGGTGCATCTCGGGGATGAGCCAGAAGCCGCGATTGTTTTCACCTTGTATGAGGCTGATGGCGCCGATGATGACTTCCGGGGATGTTTTGAGGCGCAAGGTCCAGTGCCACTCTTCGCCGCGCTCGATGGCGGGGAGACTGTGGGTGCGGTAGTGGTTGAGGACGCCGTCCGCGGGGAATGGCCACGGAACCTGGGCGTTCAGGTGCTTCACTATCTCCCATTGAGGGAAAAGTTGCTGGACCTGTTCTGCGTCTTCGATCTGGAGTGGGCGCAGGATGAGGCGTGGCGTTTGGAGGAGACAGCCCATGGAAGGCAATATAGCAGCGTGATGAGGAACCGAAGAACGCGAAAGCGAACAGGGGGACGGTGAATCGCAGAAGTTTTCTTCTGCCGCTGCGTACGACGGAATTTTTTCACCGGCACTTCAAGGGAATGCGCAGCATCATCCGTGCTGAAGATGTGCGAGACTTGCTTATGAGACAGTAACTTATGACTTCGCTGTTATCCGGCCAGAACTCGAAGGGCTACGAGCAAGTTAGAGCGACCGGACGGTTCCCGGTGAGATTGGAATTGTTAATTTAAATTGGAGCCAGCACGAGCTGTGCAGTATTGAGCAGCCTGCATTCAGCAGACGACGTAAACCTGATCTTAGCTTTCTGAAGAAGCAAACGCGTGCAAGACCCCACCAATGTCGTCCCTACAGAGATTTCCTCTCAGGAGTATTCATGAAATCGATTCGAGCAGCATTGGCACTACCCATCCTGGCTATGGCTCTGGCAAGCATGCCCGCGATGGCCCAGGATCATCAGGACAACCACACTTACAAGCAACATACCGAATGGAGGGCGGGCTCAAAGATCAAGCAGGAAGACTGGAACAGAGGCGAAAAGGTCGATTACCAGCAAAACCACCTTCGCCGTCCGCCAGCGGGACATGAGTGGCGTCAGATCGATGGAAATTATGTAATGGCGAAACAGGACGGAACGATCGTTTCTGTTCGCCAGGCTCCCCACGATCACTAAGCTGCCGCAACCTTTTGTTGAAGAAGAAATCCCAGGTCGCATCTCTCAGATCGGCCTGGGATTTTTATGTCTTTCGTTCGCCGGAGCGAGTGAATGAAGAAGGTATCTGTTCGTTGGGGTTGGATGGGCGCAGATCCGAATGTTACACCTGTTTTGGGATAACTTCCGGGTTGCTGGGTAAACCACCCCGAAGTCGGAAATTCGTGGATCTTCGCGTCTGGACTGGCAAACTCACTGCTCGAGGTGAGTGCCGAGTTAATGCCCAGCAGGTCGTCGACGATTGGCGGTGGATAGGTTCTCAAGATATGAAGAGAATAAGAACCCCTGCATCCTTGAATCCCACGACCGGCTGGGCATTTTGTTAACGGGAGACAACAAGGATTTTGAAGGTATCGGGCAATGCTTTGGGCCGTCCATTGGCACCGGGCTTCAGTTCTTCGAAGTCGAAAGTAGGAAGATATATCTTGCCGTTCGCTGAGTCGAAGTCCATCGTCTTGGCTCCACGCGCAGTTTTCACTGACTGAACTTCGTATTTGCCATCAGCGGACTGGCTGACGACTGCGAGCGTACCGTCTCCGCTGCTGGCGAAAGCTTCTTTCCCCCCAACTTTGGTCGTGTCCACGCCCGTGCCGATGGGCAGATCGCCAAGCACCTTGCCATTCTCTGTGCTCATCACGATCATCTTTGCCGGCTTGCGGCAGCCAATGAGCAGGGTATGCCGCTGCTTATCAATGGCCAATCCCACCGGTGAGCCGCCGGGCGCTACCGGCCAGCGAGCAATCACATTCCGCGCAGAAAGATCGACAACAGCCACGGTGTCCTTGTCCTCAAGATTGACATACACTTTGCCCGCACCATCGGCAGCCAGAAATTCGGGCGCGCCGCCTAGCGGGATCGGAGCTTCGATCTTGCCTGATTTCGGATCGATGTCGGGTTTGAACGTGATCAGGCTATTGCTGTCTCCGGCACTGACCAGGATGCGGTCGGTGCCCGGGTCATAGATGATGCCATCTGCATCCGGTACCGCGGCAATCACGCCAAGCGCAGTGTTGGTCTTGAGATCGAACACAGTAATGGCGCCATTGCCCCCGCCATCGGTGATAAAGCCTCGATGCAGCTTCGGAACAATGGCAACTCCGTGAGCTTTTTGCTGGCCCGGAATATCCCCGAGCGTCTTGCCTGAATCGGCGTCAATCACCATCGTGTGAGTGCCGCGTGGAACGTAGAGGCGGTGTGTCGCAGGATCGACGGTGAGATAGTCCATGCCCCCCATTCCGCCTACCGGAATGGTCTTTTCCAGATGCCACCCAGATTGTGCTTGAGCGGAGTGGAGCGCGATGGAAGCGTAGAAGAGGAATCCTGGAAGTGTGCTGAGGTGTTTCACATATCGCATCTTTGAGGTGCTCCTGAAGTTAGATTTCTCTACCACTTTAGAAGCTCCTCATTAAGTCCTGCTTAAGGTCAGCAGTTCTTGGGGAAAAGACAAAATCATTTGCGTGGAGCCTCCGATTGAAGCTCGCTGCGGGAATATTAGCGGCAATCCAGCTTAGCAGCGCAAGAATACGGGTTCAGTTTCAACTTGGCGCCTCGAAACGTAAACACAGAATTCCGCTTCGATGACAACATATCGCCAACAAGCCAAATCTCTCGTTCATCCACAACGTGGCTCGGCTCCGCCGTTCCGGCTGATTGTGGGCAATTCGAAAATTACTGATCGGTTAATAGGCTCGAAGCGGCGGGAGTCGGTAGTGGGTCAGTTTGAATAAAGGCCAACCCTCAGGGGCTGAAGCCCGTATCCTTCAAACTGACCCACCACCCGGGAGTCGTCTCTATCAGTTGCAGCCACCGGGCTTATTTGACGCCTTTGCTGGGATCCCAGGAGCCCTGGAGTTTGCGGACGTAGATGATCTGGCCGATGTGGTAGGCGTTGTGGGTGCCGATGTGGGCGATTAGCGAGGCGTTGGCGGCCAACTTCTTGTCGTCGGCGGCTTCGACGATCTTCTCCAACTCGGTTAGGACGGCGTCGAGTCTTTTGACGGTTTCGGCCCATTGGGCGGCGTCGAAGTTGTTGAAGGTTTCGTCGTTGTTGCCGCTGAATGGCTGGGCCTTTTCGCCTTTCAGGTCGGCGAGTTCGCGGGTGTTCCAGAAGAGGAGATGGTTGGTGAGCTGGCCTACGGAGTGGACGTCTTTGCCAGGGGTCCATTTGGCCTGTTCGGCGGTGAGACCGGCTACGGCGATGTTGACGGGAACGAACCAGTCTTCTTCGGTGTGGGTGGTGCGGAGCTGTTCGAGGAGGACGCCGCGGAGGTCGGTGGGGGACTTCTTGTTTTGGGCTTGTGCTTCGAAAGACGGGGCCGCGATGGGGAGGGTCAGGAGCAGGAGGAGGGCGAGCTTTCGCATGGGTTTGGTCCTTTTCTGCGGATCTGGGTCTGCGGGTCTGGGTCAGCGGATCGGGTTCTGCGGATTTGGAGAAGTATAGCGGCTGGAGAAGCGAACTTGTCACCGGAATGTGGGTGGCAAGGGGGATTTTGTGACGAGTGGTCAGTCGCAGCGGAGGGCGATCATGGGGTCGACTTTGGTGGCGCGGCGGGCTGGTAGCCACGCGGCGAGCAGGGTCATCGCGGTGACGATGACGACCGAGGCGGCGAAGGTTGACGGATCGCCTGGGCTGAGCTGGTAGAGGAGATTGCGCAGGATTCCGGTGGAGGCGAGGGCGATGGGTATGCCCGCTGCGAGGCCGAGGGCGAGAAGCACGACCGATTCGCGAAGGATCATCCAGAGGAGGGCGCGGGATTGCGCGCCGAGGGCGAGGCGAATGCCGATTTCATTGGTGCGGCGGAGGACAGAGTAGGAGAGCAGTCCGTAGATGCCGATGCAGGCGAGGAAGACAGCGAGCGCACCGAAGAAGGCGGAGAGCTGGGCGATGAGCTTCTGAGTGGCGATGGAGCGGTCGACTTCTTCGGAGAGAGTCGACACGGTGCTGACGAGTATGTTTGGGTTGATCTGAGCGATGGATTGGCGGATGGCGGCAATGACGGGGCGCGGGTCTCCGGTGTAGCGGACGGTGAAGTTGCTGAAGTACTGGATGCGCTGGGAATAGGGGAAATAGGCGGCCATCTCGGGGGCTTCGCCGAGAGCCACGTATTTCGCATCTTTGACGACTCCGATGATCTCTATGTCTCCGCTATGGACGGGGTCTTCGCCGAAGCCAAAGTGGTGGCCGATGGCGGATTGATTGGGGAAGAAATGGCGTGCCATGTTCTGGTTGATGATGGCGACTACGGGAGATTTCACTGTGTCCTGCGCGCTGAAATTGCGGCCGGCAAGGAGCGGCAGTCCGAAGGTCTTGAAGAAGCCGGAGCCGACGACGTTGTATAGGACATCCTGGCTGTTTTCGGGGCTGCGCGGGATGCCCTGCACGATGATGTCGTCGGACCATTGGCCCTCGTTGAAGGTGAACATCGAAAAGCTGGCTGACTGAACTCCGGGAAGGGACTGCACGCGATCTTCGATCTGTTGCTGGAGCAGAGTGAGGCGATTGTCAACGGGGAGATTGGCGGCGCTTTCATCGAGGCCGAAGACGAGGACATTGTTTCGGTCGAAGCCCGTATCGACGCTGGTGAGTCTCAGCAGGCTGCGAAGGAAGAGACCGGCGGCGGTGAGGAGCAGAAGCGAGAGCGCTATCTGGCCGACGATTAGGCTGCGGGCAAGCGTGTTTCGTGTGGAGGTGGGCGCGCTGCCGCGGCCTTCCTTGAGAGTTGGGGTGAGTTCGAGACGAGTGGCGCGGAGGGCAGGCGCGACGCCGAAGAGAAGCGCCGTCAGAACGGTGAGCAGGAGGGTGAAGGCGAGGACGGGGAGATCAGGCGTGAGATCGATCGGAACCGGCGTCTCGCCGGGAGTGGCCAGGTGAAGGAGCAGTGCGCTGGAGTTCCACGCGAGAGCTATGCCGAAGGCTGCGCCGATGAGTGCGAGCAGGGCGGATTCAGTGAGGAGCTGGACGATGATGCGGGCACGCGATGCTCCGAGGGCCATGCGGACGGCGACTTCGCGGGCGCGGGTGACGCCGCGGGCGAGGAGCATGTTGGCGATGTTGGCGCAGGCGAGGAGCAGGACCAGTGCGACGATGGTCATGAGGATTTTGAGTGGAAGCGAAAACATGCGGCGAAGGCCGGATAAACCGCGGGCGGCGGAGGTCAGCTCAATGTGCGCTTGTTGGATGCCAGTGGATTCGCCTTGTATTGGGTAGGAGCCCGCGTAGTCGCTGCGCAGGATCTGCCGGAAGAGAAGGTTGGTGTTGATGGAGGCTTGTTCGGCCGTTTCGCCGGGTTTGAGGCGGGCGATGAGAAAGAGTGAGTGGAAGTTCCTGTCTTCGAGGCCGTGCCAGCCCGGGGATATCTCCTTTTCCATGGACAGGGGTATCCACAGGTCGGCGGGATGGCCGACAGTGGCGCCGAAGAAGCCGGGTTGGGCGACGCCGACGATGGTGTAGTTGTGGGCTTCGATGCGGACGGTCTTGCCGAGTACGGCAGGATCTCCGCCGAAGCGGCGCCGCCACCAGGCGTAGCTGATGACGGCGACTGGGCCGCTTCCTGGGGCTCCTTCATCGGCTTCGGCAAGGGTGCGGCCGAGGGCTGGTACTACGCCGAAGACGGAGAAGTAATTGCCGGAAACGATGTCGATTCGCATCTGTTCCGGTCGTCCGCCGGAGACGGAGCCGTGACTGCCGAACTGGATGCTGCTCAGGGCGGCGATGCCGGAAAAGGATTGCGATTTGGTCCGGAATTCGCGGTAGAAGGGATAGGAGAAGAGTTGCCAGCTCTCGTTGTTGAGGTTATCGGTGCTGCCTATCGCTCCACCCTGGCCGAAGAGGATGAGTTGCTGCGGGTTTTGGACGGGCAAGGGGCGCAGCAGGATGGCGTTGAGGAGGGTGAAGATGGCGGTGTTTGCACCGATGCCAAGAGTTAGCGAGAGAAGCGCGACGAGGGTGAAGCCGGGGCTTTTGGAGAGGGCGCGGATGCTTAAACGAATGTCCGTGGCGAGGTTGTCGAGGGTGGATTCCCAGCGCGAGGACCAGACTTGATGCTTGATGGAGTTACGGCTGCCTATTTCGGCGTGGGCGGCGCGGTGGGCGGCTTCGGGGCTCATGCCGGAGCGCTGTTTGTCGGCGATGGAGGCTTCGAGGTAGCTGGCTAGCTCTTCGTCGAGTTCGCGGTCGACTTGCTGCTTGTGGAGGAGGGACTGGAGGCCGGATTTGAGGTTCTTGAGCCAGTTCATTGATCGTCCTTTGGCAAGTTGGCACCGCTTCGCGGAGTTGGCGGGTTAGCAAGTTAGCGAACGACATGGTTAGTCGCAGCGGAGGGCTACCATGGGGTCGACTTTGGTCGCGCGGCGGGCGGGCAGCCACGCGGCGGCGAAGGTCATCATGGCGACGGCGCCAATGGCGATGGAAATGGCTATGGGGTCGAGAGGGCTTAGCTCGTAGAGCAGGCTCTTGAGAATGCGCGTGGAGGTCATGGCAACGGGAACGCCGATGGCGAGGCCGACGATGAGCAGGAGGATGGATTCGCGGAGGATCATCCACACCAGCGCGGGGGATTGGGCGCCGAGGGCGAGACGGATGCCGAGTTCACTCGTGCGGCTGGCTACGGAGTAGCTGAGAAGGCCATAGATGCCGATGCAGGCGAGGAAGACGGCGAGAAGCGCGAAGAAGCAGGAGAGACGGGCAATGAGCGACCGCGTGGCGACGGAGCGGTCGACTTGCTCTTCGAGGCTGCTGACGTTGTTGACGAGAATGTTGGGGTTGATGTCGGCTATGGTGCTGCGGACTTGTGAAATGAGCGGCTGCGTGTTGACACCGGGAGTGTAGCGCACCGCGAAGTTGTCGAAGAAGCCTGGGTTTTGGGTGCAGGGGAAATAGGCGGCCATGAGTGATCCTTCATCGAGCGCGGTGTAC
This portion of the Acidicapsa acidisoli genome encodes:
- a CDS encoding low affinity iron permease family protein, giving the protein MKDGPTTKQRPRVNTLPKIEEKVNEQTAPNEGSSRGGDWFGQFAARASTWLGSKWAFAGAGLVIVVWALTGPVFRYSDTWQLVINTGTTIVTFLMVFLIQNTQNRDARAINLKLNELIHAIDSARNQMIDIESLSDPELNAIQAKFEEIKAAEPAELPGDNVSLN
- a CDS encoding GNAT family N-acetyltransferase; translation: MGCLLQTPRLILRPLQIEDAEQVQQLFPQWEIVKHLNAQVPWPFPADGVLNHYRTHSLPAIERGEEWHWTLRLKTSPEVIIGAISLIQGENNRGFWLIPEMHRKGLMTEAVIAVNDYWFDVLKFPVLRAPKAIANTASRRISEKTGMRVIATKESDYVGGRLPTELWEITAEEWRKWKKAQARQLN
- a CDS encoding RcnB family protein; translated protein: MKSIRAALALPILAMALASMPAMAQDHQDNHTYKQHTEWRAGSKIKQEDWNRGEKVDYQQNHLRRPPAGHEWRQIDGNYVMAKQDGTIVSVRQAPHDH
- a CDS encoding YncE family protein; this encodes MRYVKHLSTLPGFLFYASIALHSAQAQSGWHLEKTIPVGGMGGMDYLTVDPATHRLYVPRGTHTMVIDADSGKTLGDIPGQQKAHGVAIVPKLHRGFITDGGGNGAITVFDLKTNTALGVIAAVPDADGIIYDPGTDRILVSAGDSNSLITFKPDIDPKSGKIEAPIPLGGAPEFLAADGAGKVYVNLEDKDTVAVVDLSARNVIARWPVAPGGSPVGLAIDKQRHTLLIGCRKPAKMIVMSTENGKVLGDLPIGTGVDTTKVGGKEAFASSGDGTLAVVSQSADGKYEVQSVKTARGAKTMDFDSANGKIYLPTFDFEELKPGANGRPKALPDTFKILVVSR
- a CDS encoding DinB family protein, with protein sequence MRKLALLLLLTLPIAAPSFEAQAQNKKSPTDLRGVLLEQLRTTHTEEDWFVPVNIAVAGLTAEQAKWTPGKDVHSVGQLTNHLLFWNTRELADLKGEKAQPFSGNNDETFNNFDAAQWAETVKRLDAVLTELEKIVEAADDKKLAANASLIAHIGTHNAYHIGQIIYVRKLQGSWDPSKGVK
- a CDS encoding ABC transporter permease, with the translated sequence MNWLKNLKSGLQSLLHKQQVDRELDEELASYLEASIADKQRSGMSPEAAHRAAHAEIGSRNSIKHQVWSSRWESTLDNLATDIRLSIRALSKSPGFTLVALLSLTLGIGANTAIFTLLNAILLRPLPVQNPQQLILFGQGGAIGSTDNLNNESWQLFSYPFYREFRTKSQSFSGIAALSSIQFGSHGSVSGGRPEQMRIDIVSGNYFSVFGVVPALGRTLAEADEGAPGSGPVAVISYAWWRRRFGGDPAVLGKTVRIEAHNYTIVGVAQPGFFGATVGHPADLWIPLSMEKEISPGWHGLEDRNFHSLFLIARLKPGETAEQASINTNLLFRQILRSDYAGSYPIQGESTGIQQAHIELTSAARGLSGLRRMFSLPLKILMTIVALVLLLACANIANMLLARGVTRAREVAVRMALGASRARIIVQLLTESALLALIGAAFGIALAWNSSALLLHLATPGETPVPIDLTPDLPVLAFTLLLTVLTALLFGVAPALRATRLELTPTLKEGRGSAPTSTRNTLARSLIVGQIALSLLLLTAAGLFLRSLLRLTSVDTGFDRNNVLVFGLDESAANLPVDNRLTLLQQQIEDRVQSLPGVQSASFSMFTFNEGQWSDDIIVQGIPRSPENSQDVLYNVVGSGFFKTFGLPLLAGRNFSAQDTVKSPVVAIINQNMARHFFPNQSAIGHHFGFGEDPVHSGDIEIIGVVKDAKYVALGEAPEMAAYFPYSQRIQYFSNFTVRYTGDPRPVIAAIRQSIAQINPNILVSTVSTLSEEVDRSIATQKLIAQLSAFFGALAVFLACIGIYGLLSYSVLRRTNEIGIRLALGAQSRALLWMILRESVVLLALGLAAGIPIALASTGILRNLLYQLSPGDPSTFAASVVIVTAMTLLAAWLPARRATKVDPMIALRCD